ATTGAGCACAATCCGATGTGCACGCATGTATGGAAAGATTGAGATTTTTGGAATAGGGTCTGATGTGTGATTTTCTATGAAGCATGGGGTCAGGTGCATTATTACATTTTATTTGGAGTAACAACACACGTGATCAGGTTAAGGGCTAATGCCGAATTTGAGAGGATCTtcgttttaaaattaatttactcGCTTGTCAAGATTGAGAGAAATATAGTAACCTGAAACTCATCCGTCGGAACCGATTTCCCGATTTTTGATACCTAAGACCTACCCTACATAATCTGGAACGTGAAATCGGACTCTTCATTTGGGCAAAATGGGTtactctatttttttctatGGACAGACGGGTGGGAATGGCGGATCCAACGACCTCCCAGGTTATTACCATAAGAATTTCAACGCTCGTAATGGAATGTTCGGTTTGAGTCACGACTCCTCATTTTAACCGAACCCTGTCACCATCGCCTGTGCTAGTGGAATTAGAGCCGGGGTTATCTTACTCCATGGCACGATCGAATATACGCCGCAGACGAATCAAGGCTTTATGAGATCAGAGAGCGATTGAACGATTCGATCGGTGTGATTGAAAGGCCCCAAAATGCTTAGGAGTAAGCCCTATGCCACTAGATTACCACAGTGGTAAGAAATTGATTGACCCGCATATTGAACTCATTGATACACTGTCGCCATCCTCCCCCTAATTATTTCGAATCAAGGTGGTTAGCACCGGTTGGTCGCATTTGACATTTCTAGAAGCAATACAAGACAAAAACATTAATAATCACGTACAACCCTTTTCGCCTCCGCTAATAAAATTAACTTTTAACTTTATATTCGGTCAGAACTATAGCAGCAACATAATCTAAAAAACTACATTAGCCCCCCGATAAAGAAATTGCAAGAAAAGGGGGTAATTGGATAATAAGCTAGAGAGACCTACGCACATGCCCGTCGCTATCggcagcaatttttttttttttcaattgaataaaATAGCGGGCAAAAAatgttgaataaattttttttaaaaaatgggtgggttttttttttttttttgggttattttcCAGGAGATGATTCCTCATCACGCTTTTGGTGACCACCAACTTTCTGGTGGGTACATGAACGTGGGAGGCCTAATATGGACAAAATTGTCAATCCTACCCTTTGGGCGACAAATGTCCTTTTCAGCGTCTCGTGCCACTAATGCAAAAcactacatatatatatatatatatatatatatctcaagACTTTAGAATTGAGTGAGGGAATTTGTTATTTAAATTCGTGTGGCATTGCAATTTGCTGCAGCTTATGCAGAGCCACATATTTATGTTGACGGAGCGGATATACTTTGGAAACAccaagtaaaaaagaaaaaagaactagTTCATTGGAATCGCAATTGTAGGGTTAAGGGTATAACGGGACGGCGGATCTATAGGAATGTGATAATGTGTCAATGTAACTTGACGTAAGAATTTTGACTAAAGAAATTTTATTTGGGAAATTGGTTACAAACATTATCTTTAAGTCCGTAAATTGGTGCGAAGAATTACAGAGGGAATGCAACGATCTGTCGAATTCGAAAATCCTGACCATGATGTCGTATTCGAGTTCGAGCGAGTGAGCAATGAAGGGAATTTAGGTGTGATCTACTCATGTAAAAACGAGCTTATTTATAATAGTATGCGAAATTAATTCACcaaaaagggagggaaaaaaaaggtggaaaaagaaaaagttgccgTCTTGGCAGTTTGTCTTCAGAAAAACTTGTGTGGGACCCTCTGACGTGGGAGTGCCATTGGGACCCACCAAAAACTATTTGCACCAACACACATCTCCCCACCTCGATCCCTCTCTTTATATTCGAACCTACCCTGCTCTCTCACCCCCTCCaaaacccatctctctctctctccaatctcTATCCATGGCCAAAGGTGGCAAGCTCACCAAGCTCAAGTCCGTCCTCAAGAAGTGGAACTCCTTCGGCCGCGGCAGCAGCCGCGCCGCCTCCGGCCCCCGCAGCAACATCTCTGCCGTCTCCGACGACGGCGACGCCTCCCCCGCCATCTCCCCTTCCGGCCTCCACCCCGTCTACGTCGGCAAGTCCCGGCGCCGCTACCTCATCCGCTCCGCTGTCCTCCGCCACCCCCTCTTCCGCGAGCTCGTCGAgcggtcctcctcctcctccggagCCGACTGCGCCCCCGACGAGACGGCCGTCAGCGTAGCCTGCGAGGTGGTCCTGTTTGAGCACCTGCTGTGGATGCTCGAGAACGCCGACCCTCAGCCCGAGTCCATGGACGAGCTCGTCGAGTTCTACGCTTGCTGAGTCCAGACACTGCCACCTTCCGAGTCGGTCCCTACACGACGTCGTATAATGCACCTGTATATTATTTTCGAGGGTAATAACGTGATTAGCTGGGTGTAGAAGTTTTACTAAGACACTGATAGAGAAACGTACCCGCTCGCGAGTTGCTTGTGAACTCAGCGAGCCAGGATTAACCTATTTTTACTCCGGCTAATCTCAGATTCCGGATGGCTGGTGAGGAGATGATTCATTGCGATTAATATGTAATTGTACTCTTGTTAAGTTATATTCAAGGTGATGTTTATTTCGCATTCGTGATTTAATCGCACGCGGAGTCCCTATTTCGCTCAAAATGTGGGCAAAGTAAGACCCCGAGGTCACAAATCACGCGAAACTCGTGCTCCATCAGTAAAATTAGGAGTGTGTGACCGGACCGGTTTtacccgagaaccggaccagaCCACATGTTTTTAGGTCTGGGAACAGGTTCCAGATTTTCGAAACCGGTTGGAACAGGACAAGTTCCTGGTTCTAAGTGATTATCCACCCAGGAATTGAATCGGTTATGAAACCGATTTCGGAACCAGCTTCACGACTTATAAAGCCAAACCCTAATGTGTTTTTCACATAAAATCTAACTTTAGCATTCACCACTTAGCAACTTGTTAGCACTCCTTCGCCTTTTCTCTTAGAGAATGTTGCTTTTGGCAAATAGTGATTTTGTTATTcatattttactttgaatcgtttcattgctacttattttattttgctgaaaaaaagaaaaccataaaaaggaacaaaagaaaaatgggctCTCGAGTAAGGTAGGTTCCAAATAGGTTTCGGGTAAAACAAGGTGGGttccagatttcaaaaattgagaaccgattACAAGAGGGtaggttcccggttctaggtttAGAACCTATCCACCCTGGAATCGATCGTCCCTAAGTAAAATACTCGTGCCATAACACGTAAAATCATAATTTATCTCGTCATAAAAGAGTGTGAACAAGTCGATATACATGAGACGCACAATCATTTTACCGCGAGCCGTAATCTACGACGGCGGGCGACTTAGCAAGTAGCGCATCATGTGTCATGGCATCCTCAtacttgaaaaaacaaaaacgacgacAACGGTAAAGTTTACACGAATCCGACGGACTATCGGACCTAAGATGAACCCGATAAAGATCTTCGATCGATGCATACAACCTTTTGTACTTTGCAATTTGCCCGACTAACGGAAGATCATAAACGGAATACGCGATTTACGATACACATGGTCCTTGATAGCTGGAGGGACTGGGATTGCCTGGGGAAGAAAGATTTAATCTTTACTTACAGAGAAATTATACGACTGTCTTTGATCCACCATGAGATTAATGGCCTGTTCGGgaccacaaaaagaaataacaaataattaaaaattaccgTGAGTTCACTCCTCCAAGAATCTATAACCCACTAATTACTCTCAcaatcactaaaaaaaaaattatggttaaAACCCTAGTCGGTATCGTGCGAtttaaagcaaaagaaagaattcAAGTAGATTCCCATGTGTGGTTGGTATTGAAGCAAAAGCTTTCCATTTTGCGCCTACGTCGCTGGGGATGGATCCGCTGTCATCCACGAACCATGAACTACCCAAAGCGACCCGTTCGATTCCGTCGTTTCTACACGGCCGATTCATCGGACCATCTATGCAAGACCGCGACCGCGACCTTAATTCGTCACCGATGTTTCGAAAAGCTTCGACATCGAAGGCATCTTCTCGCGGGCGACCAACGActacagccaaaaaaaaaaagtacgcaATGGGGACAAGAACGCGGTGGATAGAAAAATGGAGTTTCGAGTTGCTTTCCGGCGGGGATGGTCAAGAAAATGTGTTTAGAAGGTGCGATACTGTGCTAATGATGAGGTGGGTGGAGATGCCGGAGCAATGGCCTTGTCGGTTTCAGAAGGAGCTTGATCTTTCTCGTGGCGATTTGTGTTCGAAGacttccaatttttatttatttttatcatagTAGTTGTTGATTTGGAAGACAAGGAGATAGAGAGGCAGAGAGCTATTAAATACACAAACTTTTGCAACCCCGACGCGTTTCCAAGCTGCCATTGACACCCTTCTAAAAATTTTGTGCTTCTAAAGTAAGaaggataagaaaagaaaagtggaaaCGTCGCCCTAACCCTACTGATTGGGTGGCAGAGAGCTATTAAAATCGTACATGAAAGACATGAACTTGTGCCGTAACACCCGGCTATAATGTCGATCCCTTGCGCACGTTTATGTTTGGGCAGTGCCCTCACCGGTCGCTCCTCCTCCGACGAGGGTGGCTTTTCAAGTGCATTTTCGGTTTGACCCGTCTTGACTCAATGACCGAGTTGCGTTCCTTCCTTAGCTATTCCCGTCGTGTGGGGACACGGTCATCGGGCGGGATTTCGTGTGAACGCTCGATTAGCGTTGAGCGGCTTTACCAAACCTAGTCATAATCATGTTCGAGTGATCTTTCTTCGATCCAAAAGAAATAGGTATGCGCTATCTTCGGTCGAAGATAGAGTTAATTTCATAATTCCATGTATTTGCCTTTTATGAGCAAAAAATACCAACTATTATACTTTCCCATAGAATGGAAGTATTAGAACTAGTTAACATATAGAtcccgtttgtttcgcgaaaaataaataatccagaaaatattattttgagaGTGGCTGTTTGTGTCATTTAtaaatttgaataaatgaaaaatatttttatggttaatgaaaaatatattcattaacGACTAATAATAATTCATATCTAACCATTTTATTCAGATTTGTAAGtaatacaaacgatcatttttagaaaaaaaaaatacttattcGAATCGTTAATTTTTCGCAATAATAATTACACTTACTTATTATTAACTGAGTATATCTCTTCCCTCCAACCGAAGAGGGTCTAACTCTATGTAAGAAGATATGTTTTGGAACACAAAAGCCGAcagcaatattttttttcgtccGATTCCAGCAAACCGATATGGACCGGACATGTTTATGTAGCTCTATCAACGTTTGCTTAATTGTAATTGTTGACATTAACGTCCATTGCCTTTTCAATCATAAGGACAACTACACGAATCTTTTCTCCGAATTACGCTTCAATCCGTTAGCATCATGAAGTTTGAAAAAGAGCTATCAATTCATCATTTCAGTCACTTGCTGGCGTACGACAAATCACACTCTAGGCTCTAATTTTAACTTGTGACGGTTACCTTTAAGATCGTGATGGAACCAATCGATTCGACCGTATCATAGACCCCGATgttctaatttttcctttctcacgTAAATAGGGTTCTCAAAATTCTTTGAGCGCTCGAGTAATCTCCATCGGGCGGGTGTGGCACACTCATTTAGTTTTTATGGAAGACATGTGGGTCTGTGCTTCTGGGGGCAGcctcaaaagaaagcacaaagtGTGATGATTCGTCCCTAGGCCTCGAGAGAAGATGACGACGCATTTACGACCTAAGCAATTGCTTGGGATTACTCGGTTTTCCAGTATCCGCGATCTCAGAGTGCAAACTATTTTGCACGACCGTGTGCAAGACTACCATAGGGGTCGTAAGTTGTGCGCATGACTAAAGTTTAAATAAGTTGGCGGGGCGTAATTAAGATTTGTGTATACTTCAAGACTCTTCCAACCCCACACGACTGAAcatactttttgcaagtttctttatttttgagattttaattttgttggtacttttaatttaattatcaaaaaagttttaaacttattgttcTTTTACCATTTCaaccttaaaccttttaattttgccaatctagccttgaaatttttcacgttttgctgaGTCCATTCGGTTGATTGTGGTTAGAAATCGATGACATGAATACAGACCGTCCTATGTGGAACACCCGACTTCTAATGATCACAATTGGGTCGACCATGCCGGacttttgattgattttctcttcttcttttttggccttttcccTCCGCCAACAATCGCCGAGCCTCATCAATGGCCAGCGGAGGTAATCAGCGTCCACATCAGcgaattttgactaaaa
This genomic interval from Rhodamnia argentea isolate NSW1041297 chromosome 4, ASM2092103v1, whole genome shotgun sequence contains the following:
- the LOC115741054 gene encoding auxin-responsive protein SAUR78; the encoded protein is MAKGGKLTKLKSVLKKWNSFGRGSSRAASGPRSNISAVSDDGDASPAISPSGLHPVYVGKSRRRYLIRSAVLRHPLFRELVERSSSSSGADCAPDETAVSVACEVVLFEHLLWMLENADPQPESMDELVEFYAC